In Methanomicrobium antiquum, one DNA window encodes the following:
- a CDS encoding ferritin family protein, producing MPEFGNPFSGLKNDRKLTDEELIRAIRFMVSAEYEAIQLYMQLAESIDNELAKEVLIDIADEERVHAGEFLRLLHELAPDEEKFYKEGADEVEEEIEKMKK from the coding sequence ATGCCAGAATTCGGAAATCCATTTTCAGGATTAAAAAATGACCGTAAATTAACCGATGAAGAGTTAATCAGAGCAATCAGATTTATGGTTTCTGCTGAATATGAGGCAATTCAACTCTATATGCAGCTTGCAGAGTCAATCGACAATGAACTTGCAAAGGAAGTTCTGATTGATATTGCCGATGAAGAACGTGTACACGCCGGCGAATTTTTAAGACTTCTTCATGAACTCGCTCCTGATGAAGAGAAATTTTACAAAGAAGGAGCAGATGAAGTCGAAGAA
- a CDS encoding phosphoribosylanthranilate isomerase, with protein sequence MRIKICGVTNVEDALFIEEAGADAIGVVISKESKRNISIDKADEIFSALGPFIIKVVVTHTTSYEKLNEIISLNPDAIQISTNCKIPDTFRGRLIRVIGSESEIPDDCDALIVDESHGNGKAYNAEYAKKIVKKSHMPVILAGGLNSSNVSEAITSVRPYAVDVCSGVEDKVGIKNRFEVLEFIRACGRLPGIKIKKGYFKD encoded by the coding sequence ATGCGGATAAAAATATGTGGCGTTACAAATGTGGAAGATGCTTTATTCATTGAAGAAGCAGGGGCAGATGCAATAGGTGTTGTTATATCCAAAGAGTCAAAGCGTAATATTTCAATTGATAAAGCAGATGAAATTTTTTCAGCTCTTGGCCCTTTTATAATAAAAGTCGTTGTAACACACACGACTTCATATGAAAAACTAAATGAGATAATTTCTCTAAATCCTGATGCAATCCAAATTTCAACGAATTGTAAAATTCCGGATACTTTTAGAGGGCGGCTTATCAGAGTAATTGGGAGCGAATCTGAAATTCCTGATGACTGTGATGCTTTAATTGTTGATGAATCGCACGGCAATGGAAAAGCCTATAATGCAGAATATGCTAAAAAAATAGTAAAAAAGTCGCATATGCCCGTAATTTTGGCAGGCGGGCTTAATTCATCAAATGTGTCTGAAGCAATAACATCTGTAAGACCTTATGCTGTGGATGTGTGTTCGGGAGTTGAAGACAAAGTTGGTATAAAAAACAGATTTGAGGTTTTGGAATTCATAAGAGCCTGTGGAAGACTTCCAGGTATTAAAATAAAAAAGGGTTATTTTAAAGATTAA
- the xth gene encoding exodeoxyribonuclease III produces MTSKKIISWNVNGIRAVAKKGFLDFISSESPDILCIQETKAQEDQLTSAIRHPKGYYSYFSSAEKKGYSGVAVYTKDEPISIRKGFENPEFNNEGRILILEYSEFYLFNIYFPNGKMSKERLDYKMKFYDECLLEVEKLHKSGNNVIICGDVNTAHKEIDLARPAENSKISGFLPQERDWIDRLLDSGFLDTFRIFTKEPGYYSWWDLKSKARDRNVGWRIDYFFANKEVKEKIKDASIMSHIYGSDHSPVLLEIDI; encoded by the coding sequence ATGACAAGTAAAAAAATTATTTCATGGAATGTTAATGGAATAAGAGCTGTTGCAAAAAAAGGGTTTTTGGATTTTATATCTTCAGAATCACCTGATATTTTGTGCATACAGGAAACAAAAGCACAAGAAGATCAGCTGACATCTGCAATCAGACATCCAAAAGGATATTACTCATATTTTTCTTCTGCAGAAAAAAAAGGATACAGCGGAGTTGCAGTCTATACAAAAGATGAACCAATTAGTATCAGAAAAGGATTTGAAAATCCTGAATTTAATAATGAAGGAAGAATTTTAATTTTAGAGTATTCAGAATTTTATTTATTTAATATCTATTTTCCAAACGGCAAGATGTCAAAAGAGCGTCTTGATTATAAGATGAAGTTTTATGATGAATGCCTCTTAGAAGTCGAAAAACTTCATAAAAGCGGTAATAATGTAATTATTTGCGGTGATGTGAACACTGCACATAAAGAAATTGACCTGGCAAGACCGGCTGAAAATTCCAAAATTTCAGGGTTTTTGCCGCAGGAGAGAGATTGGATTGACAGGCTTTTGGATTCCGGCTTTTTGGATACTTTCAGGATTTTTACAAAAGAGCCGGGATATTATTCATGGTGGGATCTGAAATCAAAAGCCCGCGACAGAAACGTAGGATGGAGAATAGACTATTTCTTTGCAAACAAAGAGGTAAAAGAAAAAATCAAAGATGCTTCAATAATGTCTCACATCTATGGTTCTGATCACTCCCCTGTGCTTCTTGAGATAGATATCTGA
- a CDS encoding aldolase, producing MSDTFSVDVPADVPESAKATYIENYRAITHGTKRLMLFAGDQKIEHLNDDFYGDNIHIDDACPEHLFKIANSSKIGVFAAQPGLVARYGKKYSDINYLLKMNSKTHLVKTNQKDPHSRMLYSVEKAVKLRDQSGLKIRGIGYTIYLGSEYEDQMLAEAAQLIWDAHQNGLLVVLWIYPRGTAVKDEKDPHLIAGAAGAAATLGSDFVKVNAPKKEGFNSAELLKEASLAAGNTGLVCAGGSSTSAEKFLTQLYDQIHTGGASGNATGRNIHQKSLSEAIRMCNAISAITIDNADVKTALKIYEGE from the coding sequence ATGTCTGATACGTTTAGTGTTGATGTTCCGGCCGATGTTCCGGAAAGTGCCAAAGCAACATATATCGAAAATTACAGAGCAATAACACACGGGACTAAAAGACTCATGCTTTTTGCAGGGGATCAAAAAATTGAACATTTAAATGACGATTTTTACGGAGATAATATTCACATTGATGATGCCTGTCCCGAACATCTCTTCAAAATTGCAAACAGCAGTAAAATAGGTGTTTTTGCCGCACAGCCAGGTCTGGTAGCAAGGTATGGAAAAAAATATAGTGATATAAACTATCTTCTAAAAATGAACTCCAAGACTCATCTTGTAAAAACAAATCAGAAAGATCCTCACAGCCGAATGCTTTACAGCGTTGAAAAGGCCGTTAAACTGCGTGATCAAAGCGGACTTAAAATAAGAGGCATAGGCTATACAATTTATCTTGGAAGCGAATATGAAGATCAGATGCTTGCTGAGGCAGCACAACTTATCTGGGATGCCCATCAGAACGGACTTTTAGTAGTGTTATGGATTTACCCGCGCGGAACTGCTGTAAAAGATGAAAAAGACCCACATCTTATTGCCGGTGCTGCAGGTGCCGCAGCTACACTTGGATCTGATTTTGTTAAAGTAAATGCACCTAAAAAAGAGGGTTTTAACTCTGCCGAACTTTTAAAGGAAGCATCACTTGCGGCCGGAAACACAGGTCTTGTGTGCGCCGGAGGTTCCAGTACTTCTGCTGAGAAATTCTTAACCCAGCTTTATGATCAGATACACACAGGTGGTGCATCAGGAAATGCAACCGGAAGAAATATCCATCAAAAATCACTTTCTGAGGCAATAAGGATGTGCAATGCAATTTCAGCAATTACAATTGATAATGCTGATGTTAAAACTGCACTTAAAATATATGAAGGCGAATAA
- a CDS encoding AI-2E family transporter has product MFFFDKSDAFLRYLLIGALIMVILVGMNITSYLINMIVISLILAMLGTPVFYILKKRGFSDIVSVAVIMVIYALIVLGFVILIFESFNMLIVNLPKYEELFTYRINDLLDILKNFGFTTESLFSLTPDWSLISKLTLMIAGSVSALLMDGFFIVVITCFLLLEIPALPGRIIKITGGDDKLTGQYQEMCNSMIGWIVAKTKTNLVLGGAFGAMLYAMGIDLALFLGVLAVVLSYIPYIGLLIVAVPAVILAWLQLGLIGAVIVVVGICIINAIVENIVFSKFAEKDMNMPPLVVILSLILWTWVLGPIGMLISVPFTIMILIAFRYIECTKWIPVILGMDEKRPYEDEKANSDKESV; this is encoded by the coding sequence ATGTTTTTTTTTGATAAGAGTGATGCTTTTTTGAGGTATCTTTTAATTGGCGCATTAATAATGGTAATACTTGTTGGAATGAATATTACATCATATCTCATCAATATGATTGTGATATCTTTAATTCTTGCAATGCTTGGAACACCTGTATTTTATATTCTAAAGAAAAGAGGATTTTCTGATATTGTTTCTGTTGCGGTGATAATGGTTATTTACGCTTTAATAGTTCTGGGTTTTGTAATATTAATCTTTGAATCATTTAATATGCTGATTGTAAATCTTCCAAAATATGAAGAGCTTTTTACATACCGTATTAACGACCTGCTTGATATTTTAAAAAATTTTGGATTTACAACTGAATCACTGTTTAGTTTGACTCCTGACTGGAGTTTAATTTCAAAATTAACGCTTATGATTGCCGGTAGTGTTTCGGCGTTGTTGATGGATGGTTTTTTTATTGTTGTAATTACGTGTTTTCTTTTGCTTGAAATACCTGCACTTCCCGGAAGAATTATAAAAATAACCGGAGGCGATGATAAATTAACAGGCCAGTATCAGGAAATGTGCAACAGTATGATTGGATGGATTGTTGCCAAAACCAAAACCAATCTTGTTCTTGGAGGAGCTTTTGGGGCGATGCTTTATGCAATGGGGATAGATTTGGCATTATTCTTAGGAGTTTTAGCTGTTGTCTTAAGTTATATTCCATACATAGGGCTTTTAATTGTTGCAGTGCCGGCAGTAATCCTTGCATGGCTACAGCTTGGTCTTATTGGTGCAGTAATTGTTGTTGTAGGAATCTGTATAATCAACGCTATTGTTGAAAACATCGTATTTTCAAAATTTGCTGAAAAAGATATGAATATGCCACCTCTTGTTGTAATTTTGTCACTAATTCTCTGGACATGGGTTTTAGGACCAATAGGGATGCTGATATCTGTTCCTTTTACAATTATGATTTTAATTGCGTTTAGATACATTGAATGCACAAAATGGATACCTGTTATTCTTGGAATGGATGAAAAAAGACCGTATGAGGATGAAAAAGCAAATTCTGATAAAGAATCTGTATAG
- a CDS encoding ketopantoate reductase family protein codes for MISKEPKIMILGAGAVGLSIAGMLSKNCYVSAVCRKRHADAISQKGLYKSGIWGEEIIHDIRCYTKSDELFEELIPSDNKKFDFIIITSKSSDTEKICEEYQNLFKNNIIVSIQNGIGNEEIIEKYAENIIGATITTNFSSPKDGFVKVMSESEPLKLGIYPCEFRKNSHNNSIPDYNSELEQLIEIFKKSGINAKRSKNIRSAIWEKSLLNIAVNPLTALLSIPVGDVLDENLKSLITGLIKETFLVMSAKKITTKWAGPEDYLNYLFDILIPSFSNAYTSMYQDIQLNRKTEIDFINGAVVRFGKEQKIETPFNSCICSLIKYQENKVSLSQCTQDQ; via the coding sequence ATGATATCCAAAGAACCAAAAATAATGATTCTCGGCGCTGGTGCAGTGGGACTCTCAATTGCAGGAATGCTGTCAAAAAATTGTTATGTCTCTGCTGTATGCAGAAAAAGACATGCAGATGCAATTTCACAAAAAGGCCTGTATAAATCAGGAATCTGGGGTGAGGAAATTATTCATGATATCAGATGCTATACAAAGTCAGATGAGCTTTTTGAAGAATTAATCCCCTCCGATAACAAAAAATTTGACTTCATTATTATAACTTCAAAGAGCAGTGACACTGAAAAAATCTGTGAGGAATATCAGAATTTATTTAAGAACAATATAATTGTAAGCATCCAGAACGGAATCGGAAACGAGGAGATAATCGAAAAATATGCAGAGAATATAATAGGCGCCACAATTACAACAAATTTCAGCTCACCAAAAGATGGTTTTGTAAAAGTAATGAGTGAAAGTGAACCTCTAAAACTTGGAATTTATCCTTGTGAATTCCGGAAAAACTCTCATAATAATTCTATCCCGGATTATAATTCTGAACTGGAACAATTGATTGAAATTTTTAAAAAATCCGGAATAAATGCTAAAAGATCAAAAAATATACGCAGTGCAATCTGGGAAAAATCTCTACTAAATATTGCTGTAAATCCTTTAACGGCTCTTTTATCAATTCCTGTAGGCGATGTTCTTGATGAAAATTTAAAATCCTTAATTACCGGACTAATAAAAGAGACGTTTTTGGTAATGTCTGCCAAAAAAATAACGACAAAGTGGGCGGGTCCGGAAGATTACCTTAATTATCTCTTTGACATTTTGATTCCTTCCTTTTCAAATGCATACACTTCAATGTATCAGGATATCCAATTGAATAGAAAAACAGAGATAGATTTTATCAATGGTGCAGTAGTCAGATTTGGAAAAGAACAAAAAATTGAGACCCCTTTTAATTCCTGCATATGCAGTCTTATAAAATATCAGGAGAATAAAGTCTCACTTTCACAGTGCACGCAGGATCAATAA
- a CDS encoding DUF1622 domain-containing protein: MTADLIPVSNAIQLVVLFFEIAGAAIIVYGGGIATFRIVLRELNKTNLTYGKIRIDLTTKIVLGLEFLIISDILMTVISPTQDELIILAVTVLIRTILGYFLEREAVMFNIDS; encoded by the coding sequence ATGACTGCTGATCTTATACCCGTTTCTAATGCGATACAACTTGTTGTTCTTTTTTTTGAAATAGCAGGCGCCGCAATTATTGTATATGGAGGAGGAATTGCTACATTCAGAATTGTTCTGCGTGAACTTAACAAAACAAATTTGACATATGGAAAGATAAGGATAGATTTAACAACAAAAATCGTTCTTGGCCTTGAATTTCTGATTATTTCAGATATATTAATGACTGTTATATCTCCAACACAGGATGAACTGATAATTCTTGCAGTAACAGTGCTAATAAGAACGATTCTCGGATATTTCCTTGAAAGAGAAGCAGTGATGTTTAATATAGATTCTTAA
- a CDS encoding rhodanese-like domain-containing protein: protein MLLKQFFIDKIAHSSYLIGGNQTCAIVDPSRDIDWYLEAAEEEGLRITHIIETHLHADFVSGHLDLADATGAEIYAPKAGNCTFKHVAVEQGDEFIIEDMKFHVLETPGHTPDCLVYAVSDLSRGEEPVLAFTGDTLFVNDVGRPDLFPGRAKELAEKLYHNLHDKVMKLPDSCFVLPAHGAGSLCGKAMGSMRFSTIGYEKQHNPALLIKDINEFVKSLTEDMPPAPDHFARCSDINRKGPVLVKTLSSPKPMSPKDFREKSQEGNTIIVSLRDYATFGGQHIPGSYHIDVSGNFSTFAGWILPPDKDILLVTNDPKKADKATVMLRRVGLDRAFGYLRGGTHAWVMSGYETEHIYQLSPAEVHEKITKEGYTLLDVRSKDEFDAGHVKGAINILGMDLRTEYTKLESEKPVIAMCGSGHRSSIACSILKQKGFKYVYNAAGGITGYRNAGFLKS from the coding sequence ATGCTGTTAAAACAATTTTTCATTGACAAAATTGCTCACAGTTCCTATCTTATTGGGGGAAATCAAACATGTGCAATTGTTGATCCAAGCAGGGATATTGACTGGTATCTAGAGGCTGCCGAGGAAGAAGGACTCAGAATTACACACATTATTGAAACTCACCTCCATGCCGATTTCGTATCAGGACATCTTGATCTTGCAGATGCAACAGGAGCAGAAATTTATGCTCCGAAGGCAGGAAACTGCACTTTTAAGCATGTTGCAGTAGAACAGGGAGACGAATTCATAATTGAGGATATGAAATTCCATGTCCTTGAAACTCCGGGTCATACTCCTGACTGTCTTGTTTATGCAGTCTCAGATCTTTCAAGAGGAGAAGAGCCGGTTTTGGCATTCACCGGCGATACGCTTTTTGTAAATGATGTAGGAAGACCAGATCTTTTTCCGGGCAGGGCCAAAGAGCTTGCAGAAAAACTATACCATAATCTCCATGATAAAGTGATGAAACTCCCCGATAGTTGCTTTGTTCTTCCCGCACACGGTGCAGGTTCATTGTGCGGGAAGGCAATGGGTTCTATGAGGTTTTCAACAATTGGATATGAAAAACAACACAATCCTGCTCTTTTAATAAAAGACATTAATGAGTTTGTAAAATCACTTACAGAAGATATGCCCCCTGCACCAGATCATTTTGCAAGATGCAGTGACATAAACAGAAAAGGGCCTGTACTTGTAAAGACTCTTTCCAGTCCAAAACCCATGAGTCCGAAAGATTTCAGAGAAAAATCGCAGGAGGGCAATACAATTATTGTGAGCCTTAGGGATTACGCTACTTTTGGTGGTCAGCATATCCCCGGCAGTTATCATATTGATGTAAGTGGAAATTTCTCAACTTTTGCAGGCTGGATATTACCGCCTGACAAGGATATTTTATTAGTGACAAATGATCCCAAAAAGGCTGATAAAGCTACAGTAATGCTTAGAAGAGTTGGTCTTGACAGAGCATTTGGATATTTAAGAGGCGGTACTCACGCATGGGTAATGTCTGGATATGAAACGGAGCATATTTATCAGCTTTCACCTGCGGAAGTACATGAAAAAATTACAAAAGAGGGGTATACCCTCTTAGATGTTCGTTCAAAGGATGAATTTGATGCAGGCCACGTCAAAGGCGCAATAAATATTTTGGGAATGGATCTTAGAACAGAATATACAAAACTTGAATCGGAAAAACCTGTAATTGCAATGTGCGGTTCTGGACACCGTTCAAGCATTGCATGTTCTATACTAAAACAAAAGGGCTTTAAATATGTCTATAACGCAGCAGGTGGAATTACAGGCTATAGAAATGCAGGATTTTTAAAGTCCTGA
- a CDS encoding SLC13 family permease has translation MTPEIIIICLILLIMVILFVTEALRVDVVAIIVMLTLGWLGLITPAETFSGFASNAVISIISVMILGYGIDRTGLMIKLSRKIVNIGGDDERRITGIISGFVGIISGFIQNIGSAALFLPAILRISKKTKISKKRLLLPMGYSAIIGGTLTMIGSSPLILLNDLLEQGNLEPFNFFSVTPIGLCLLLSGITYFTLLGKYVLPNTDSEKSQQSEKDKFFELWNLPKQKYHFYIPEKSPLIGLKREDLGLNNYSLVLLALKDGKNITYAPWRHTVFSEGQILTLLGTSENVENFKNVFGLETAITTSYLDELTGEENAGFAEIILKPRSKLIGKTIRELAFRNTYGLEIIVFSGKNQDLKYDFSETKLNAGDSFLVYGSWGSIRKAGSNGDFLLLHDLEEKELKQSKSLVAVLCFAGGIGLSFAGVSLSLSLLTGAIAMVLFGVLNIDEAYRAVDWRTVFLIAGLIPFGIAMENTGTASFIAENITNFATGGNPLLILIAIGALATFFSLFMSNVAATVILVPLVILIGVDSGIDPRGLALLTAVCASNSFILPTHQVNAFLMGQGGYNNSDFIRAGSVMTMLFIAISVGLIYILFV, from the coding sequence ATGACTCCGGAGATAATCATCATATGTTTAATCCTTCTCATAATGGTAATTCTGTTTGTAACTGAGGCATTAAGAGTCGACGTTGTTGCAATAATTGTAATGCTTACACTGGGGTGGCTTGGACTTATAACACCTGCCGAGACATTTTCAGGGTTTGCAAGCAATGCTGTAATATCTATTATTTCTGTAATGATTCTTGGATATGGAATTGACAGAACAGGTTTAATGATAAAATTATCACGAAAGATTGTTAACATTGGCGGAGATGATGAACGCAGAATTACAGGAATAATTTCCGGATTTGTTGGTATAATTTCGGGATTTATACAAAATATTGGTTCAGCGGCACTTTTCCTTCCGGCAATTCTTAGAATATCCAAAAAAACAAAGATATCTAAAAAAAGGCTTTTACTGCCGATGGGATATTCTGCGATTATTGGTGGAACACTTACAATGATCGGCTCATCTCCCTTAATTTTGCTAAATGATCTTTTAGAACAGGGAAACCTTGAACCTTTCAATTTTTTTTCAGTAACTCCAATAGGCTTATGCCTTCTTTTATCAGGAATCACATATTTTACTCTTTTAGGCAAATACGTACTTCCAAATACTGATTCTGAAAAGAGCCAGCAATCAGAAAAAGATAAATTTTTTGAACTCTGGAATCTTCCAAAACAAAAATATCATTTTTACATTCCTGAAAAGTCACCATTGATCGGCCTTAAACGCGAAGATTTGGGCCTTAACAATTATTCACTTGTATTACTTGCTTTAAAGGATGGAAAAAATATTACATATGCGCCATGGAGACATACTGTTTTTTCAGAGGGGCAAATTCTGACACTCCTTGGAACTTCTGAAAATGTAGAAAATTTCAAAAATGTATTTGGACTTGAAACTGCCATAACAACATCTTATCTGGACGAGTTGACAGGAGAAGAAAATGCAGGTTTTGCCGAGATAATCTTAAAACCACGTTCAAAGCTTATCGGAAAAACAATAAGAGAACTTGCATTCAGAAATACGTATGGACTGGAGATTATCGTTTTTTCAGGAAAAAATCAGGACCTTAAATATGACTTTTCAGAAACAAAATTAAATGCCGGCGATTCCTTTCTTGTATACGGATCATGGGGAAGCATCAGAAAAGCCGGTAGCAACGGTGATTTCCTCCTTTTGCATGATTTGGAAGAAAAGGAACTTAAGCAGTCCAAATCACTTGTTGCTGTTCTTTGTTTTGCTGGAGGTATAGGACTTTCCTTTGCAGGAGTTTCTCTCTCACTTTCTCTTCTTACCGGTGCAATAGCAATGGTGCTTTTTGGAGTTCTAAACATTGATGAGGCTTACAGAGCAGTAGACTGGAGAACTGTTTTTTTGATTGCCGGACTGATCCCTTTTGGAATAGCAATGGAAAATACAGGTACAGCGTCATTTATTGCTGAAAATATTACAAATTTTGCCACAGGAGGAAATCCCTTACTGATTCTTATTGCTATTGGAGCTCTTGCAACCTTTTTCAGCCTTTTTATGTCAAATGTTGCGGCAACAGTAATTCTGGTTCCTCTTGTAATATTAATCGGAGTTGATTCAGGAATTGATCCCCGCGGACTTGCACTTTTGACAGCTGTATGTGCTTCAAATTCATTTATTCTGCCAACACACCAGGTAAATGCATTTCTAATGGGTCAGGGAGGATACAATAATTCTGATTTTATCAGGGCAGGAAGCGTCATGACAATGTTATTTATTGCAATCTCTGTAGGATTGATTTATATATTATTTGTATAA
- a CDS encoding precorrin-2 dehydrogenase/sirohydrochlorin ferrochelatase family protein, producing the protein MIPLIHDMNGKKVVIFGGGEVGFRKASFFYPESDIYVVSRTFYKKFNSINITAIEKELNDAEDNFFLDIINESFLVVAATSDQNLNNHIGRLSKKAGILFNNADGNTGDVMIPSVISGKNYMIAISTCGKSPGMSRYIRKSLEERFPDLDEMISLQSEVRELLKKKEPVQKRRNEILRNIIYDEKVWEELKRDWNSALIYIQEKYFR; encoded by the coding sequence ATGATTCCTCTGATCCATGATATGAATGGAAAAAAAGTCGTGATTTTTGGCGGAGGAGAGGTAGGATTTCGAAAAGCATCATTTTTTTATCCCGAATCTGACATCTATGTTGTAAGCAGAACATTCTATAAAAAATTCAACAGCATAAATATTACAGCAATAGAAAAAGAACTAAATGACGCAGAGGACAATTTTTTTTTGGATATAATCAACGAAAGTTTTTTAGTTGTTGCGGCAACTTCTGATCAAAATTTAAATAACCATATAGGCAGGTTATCAAAAAAAGCAGGTATTTTGTTTAACAATGCTGATGGTAATACAGGAGATGTAATGATTCCTTCTGTTATTTCAGGCAAAAATTATATGATTGCAATATCAACCTGCGGTAAAAGTCCCGGAATGTCAAGATATATAAGAAAAAGTCTTGAGGAGAGATTTCCAGACCTTGATGAAATGATATCTCTTCAAAGTGAAGTCCGGGAATTATTAAAGAAAAAAGAACCCGTGCAAAAGAGAAGGAATGAAATTCTGCGCAATATAATATATGATGAAAAAGTCTGGGAAGAATTAAAAAGAGACTGGAATTCAGCGTTAATTTACATACAGGAGAAATATTTTCGATGA